In Thiospirochaeta perfilievii, a single window of DNA contains:
- a CDS encoding TolC family protein, with protein MKIISLIAFVLCISPFLFSKDIISIVDILNNASKNHSSWINLEKNRENVKLNTVLLKESFLPDFSFGDGQTPIYTYGSQSEKYYHNISLITQMNWWLPTDGTLSISALDTISYAQTDDDNVISQSPVLSFSYTQPTWLSGKFIEPSLYSKIHRLQLDIPLNEDRIKYLIDRNNLIYDLIKDLLDIDNKKREVQLLEMNFKIADDELEVFKSNRDKGLVSGTDYWKKQLERDTIQDSLWEKKSNLELIVSRFLNNYGYSSKKDSLNMPEFPELPTIPLNDNPTPSLLMMLQKIKLEKAELQSTVYRKQNASYLTTSFSIAPKYGIRNDPSSFSDSLNFGTEDSYIDYSLSVTFKLSSKNIREQNTQGKIVELDYDTAKKEYEDTDRTEKLELQLLSDNYKILKDRKERLFSSINYAKTLFDGEKKLLGIGRTTPLLVQQAKFNYESRKNDLKNIENDLYLLNLKMIASKGYDLMILLK; from the coding sequence ATGAAAATTATTTCTCTGATAGCCTTTGTTCTTTGTATCTCTCCATTTTTATTCTCTAAGGATATCATATCAATAGTAGATATTTTAAATAATGCATCAAAAAATCATAGTAGTTGGATTAATTTAGAAAAAAATAGGGAAAATGTAAAATTAAATACTGTACTGTTAAAAGAGAGCTTTTTACCTGATTTTTCATTTGGCGATGGACAAACACCTATATATACCTATGGTTCCCAAAGTGAAAAATATTATCATAACATATCCCTAATAACCCAAATGAATTGGTGGTTACCAACAGATGGGACTCTATCTATTTCTGCTTTAGATACTATAAGTTATGCCCAGACAGATGATGATAATGTAATAAGTCAGTCACCTGTTTTATCATTTAGTTATACACAACCTACATGGCTTAGTGGAAAGTTTATTGAACCATCACTATATTCTAAAATCCATAGACTTCAACTGGATATACCCCTAAACGAAGATAGAATTAAATATTTAATAGATAGAAACAATTTAATTTATGATCTTATTAAAGATCTTTTGGATATTGATAATAAAAAGAGGGAAGTACAACTTCTGGAGATGAATTTTAAAATAGCCGATGATGAACTTGAAGTCTTTAAATCAAATAGAGATAAAGGGTTGGTTTCTGGTACGGACTATTGGAAAAAACAACTGGAAAGAGATACTATTCAGGATTCATTATGGGAAAAGAAATCCAACTTAGAATTAATTGTTAGTAGATTTCTAAATAACTATGGGTATAGTTCTAAAAAAGATAGTTTAAACATGCCTGAATTCCCAGAACTACCAACTATTCCACTTAATGATAATCCTACACCTTCGTTGTTAATGATGTTACAAAAGATTAAATTGGAAAAGGCTGAATTACAATCAACAGTTTATAGAAAACAGAATGCATCCTATTTAACAACATCATTCTCTATAGCACCTAAATATGGAATTAGAAATGATCCATCATCATTCTCAGATTCATTAAACTTTGGTACAGAAGATAGTTATATCGATTACTCTTTATCAGTAACCTTTAAGTTATCCAGTAAAAATATAAGAGAACAAAATACCCAGGGTAAAATTGTGGAATTAGATTATGATACAGCTAAAAAAGAATATGAGGATACTGATAGAACTGAGAAATTAGAATTACAGTTATTATCTGATAATTATAAAATATTAAAGGATAGAAAGGAGAGGCTTTTTAGCAGTATAAATTACGCTAAAACTCTTTTTGATGGTGAAAAAAAACTTTTGGGTATTGGTAGAACCACACCTCTGTTAGTCCAGCAGGCTAAATTTAATTATGAATCAAGGAAAAATGATTTAAAAAACATAGAGAATGATTTATATCTTTTAAATCTTAAAATGATAGCAAGTAAAGGTTATGATTTAATGATATTACTCAAATAG
- a CDS encoding HlyD family secretion protein, whose product MHEYIIDMKDLSDSRELLESKPPKVIKIFIYFLLFMLVTGFIWISVSSIEITTKSPGIIRPIDDISIVRNVVSGTLENIWFKDGDYVTKDEPLYKIDTTSLDIDYNEVLSKLSRSNKTKEDVIKLQKSISENKNLFSSDNIKFYNRFLTYQLEKEKLNMTYLKALREYDDENSLLDNMKTQRKLDELEANVRYNFLNVETFVSRNFIDIENEITTINEELITLNRNKMALEENIKMSQVNASISGRIQKIQDLNTGDFLGVGSEVLRVLPIESESIKVDIMVSNKDIAGITVGNVVTYRFSALPQSEYGVLEGKVLSIPGDITSNGANGNVYVLEGSVNSNKLDNKDGIPVFLKSGMFCDVRIITREQKILGYLLEKLDFKS is encoded by the coding sequence ATGCATGAATATATAATTGATATGAAAGATCTTTCTGATAGTAGAGAACTTTTAGAGTCAAAACCACCAAAGGTAATTAAAATATTTATATATTTCCTTCTATTTATGTTAGTAACTGGATTTATCTGGATATCTGTATCATCAATTGAAATTACGACAAAATCTCCAGGAATAATAAGACCAATAGATGATATAAGTATTGTAAGAAATGTGGTTTCAGGAACCCTGGAAAATATATGGTTTAAAGATGGGGATTATGTTACTAAAGATGAACCATTATATAAAATTGATACTACATCCCTGGATATAGATTATAACGAAGTTTTATCTAAATTATCCAGATCAAATAAAACTAAGGAAGATGTAATTAAACTACAAAAGTCTATAAGTGAAAACAAAAATTTATTTTCATCGGATAACATTAAATTTTACAACAGATTTCTAACTTATCAGCTGGAAAAAGAGAAGTTGAATATGACATACCTTAAGGCATTAAGAGAGTATGATGACGAAAATTCACTTTTAGATAATATGAAAACCCAAAGAAAACTCGATGAATTAGAAGCCAACGTTCGATATAATTTCCTTAATGTCGAGACCTTTGTTAGTAGAAATTTTATTGATATTGAAAATGAAATAACCACAATTAATGAAGAGTTAATAACCTTAAATAGAAATAAAATGGCCCTCGAAGAAAATATTAAAATGAGTCAGGTAAATGCTTCAATATCCGGAAGGATTCAGAAGATACAGGATCTTAATACCGGGGATTTTTTAGGAGTTGGTTCTGAAGTATTAAGGGTTCTTCCAATAGAGAGTGAATCAATAAAAGTTGACATTATGGTTTCCAATAAGGATATAGCTGGAATAACAGTTGGAAATGTTGTTACCTACAGATTCTCAGCGCTTCCTCAAAGTGAGTATGGTGTTTTAGAAGGCAAAGTCCTCTCTATTCCTGGGGATATCACATCAAATGGTGCCAATGGAAATGTTTATGTCCTTGAAGGAAGTGTTAATTCAAATAAACTTGATAATAAAGATGGAATTCCTGTCTTTTTAAAAAGTGGAATGTTTTGTGATGTTAGAATTATAACCAGGGAACAAAAAATACTAGGCTACTTATTGGAAAAATTGGACTTTAAATCATGA